From Microbacterium pseudoresistens, the proteins below share one genomic window:
- a CDS encoding NAD(P)-dependent oxidoreductase, translated as MPEFETHVALVGLGRMGTPMALRLQDAGYPLIGFDASAEALASASRAGITTAGSAAEAIMGAKVVILMLPSSDIVEAVIGDADVAAAVRPGQRVIDMGSSEPTRTTRLGAELAARGVELYDAPVSGGVNGAMAGTLTVMAGGEPDGLRELTPLLSVFGRLVVVGPLGSGHAIKALNNLLSATHLWATSEAVYAAQEFGVEPDVALAVFNSSSGRSGSSERKWPDFIRTESYDSGFALSLMLKDVGIATGLLDSQGRQSAVADAVRDGWAAASAYLGPSADHTEVAKFLRLRASGRG; from the coding sequence ATGCCGGAGTTTGAGACGCACGTCGCCCTGGTCGGGCTCGGCCGAATGGGCACGCCGATGGCGTTGCGTCTTCAGGACGCCGGCTACCCGCTGATCGGGTTCGACGCCTCCGCGGAGGCGCTGGCTTCAGCGTCGCGGGCAGGGATCACCACGGCCGGCAGCGCCGCTGAAGCCATCATGGGCGCCAAGGTCGTCATTCTCATGCTGCCGAGTTCCGACATCGTGGAGGCTGTGATCGGCGATGCGGACGTAGCGGCGGCGGTCAGGCCCGGCCAGCGCGTGATCGACATGGGATCGTCCGAACCGACGCGCACGACACGGCTGGGCGCGGAACTCGCTGCACGCGGCGTCGAACTCTACGACGCGCCGGTCTCGGGTGGCGTGAATGGGGCAATGGCCGGCACGCTCACGGTGATGGCTGGCGGCGAACCCGACGGCTTGCGTGAGCTCACCCCGCTGCTCTCGGTGTTCGGGCGACTGGTCGTGGTGGGACCGCTGGGCTCCGGTCACGCCATCAAAGCGCTCAACAACCTTTTGTCGGCGACTCACCTCTGGGCGACGAGTGAGGCGGTGTATGCAGCGCAGGAGTTCGGAGTCGAGCCCGACGTGGCACTTGCGGTGTTCAACAGTTCGAGCGGGCGCAGCGGTTCGTCGGAACGCAAGTGGCCAGACTTCATCCGCACCGAGTCCTACGATTCTGGTTTCGCACTTTCGCTCATGTTGAAGGATGTCGGGATCGCCACCGGCCTTCTCGATTCGCAGGGCAGGCAGTCGGCGGTGGCTGACGCGGTGCGAGATGGATGGGCCGCTGCGTCGGCCTACCTCGGCCCCTCGGCCGACCACACGGAGGTCGCCAAGTTTCTCAGGCTGCGAGCCTCTGGACGCGGGTGA
- the pcaC gene encoding 4-carboxymuconolactone decarboxylase, translating to MFDEDTHKETYDRGLAVRRTVLGDDYVDRSLASTNPFTKPIQDLVTEYCWGGVWTRDGLPLKTRSLLNIAMLTVLNRGHELRTHVRGALTNGATSEEIQEVLLQAAIYAGVPAALESFRIADGVINDAGV from the coding sequence ATGTTCGACGAAGACACCCACAAGGAGACGTACGATCGCGGACTCGCCGTTCGGCGCACGGTGCTCGGCGACGACTACGTCGACCGTTCGCTCGCGTCGACGAACCCATTCACGAAGCCGATACAAGACCTGGTGACCGAGTACTGCTGGGGAGGCGTGTGGACGCGAGACGGTTTGCCCCTGAAAACCCGCAGCCTGCTGAATATCGCGATGCTGACCGTGCTCAACCGCGGGCACGAGTTGCGCACTCATGTGCGAGGTGCCCTCACCAACGGTGCCACCTCGGAGGAGATCCAAGAGGTTCTGCTGCAGGCCGCGATCTACGCAGGCGTGCCTGCGGCTCTCGAGTCGTTCCGGATCGCTGACGGCGTGATCAACGATGCCGGAGTTTGA
- a CDS encoding SDR family NAD(P)-dependent oxidoreductase, which yields MTASDDGKRRASRSVVVTGAASGLGTAAARRLAASGLHVVAVDLDEAGLERLMAELPTPGIAVAGDISDESTVDRYLAAGVDAFGRIDGHVLNAGIFGSFAELPDIELVEFERVMKVNVSGQFLGLRGAFRQFAEQGTTGSIVLTASIASLGGSADLFAYHTSKHAVVGLVRASAVYGGPLGIRVNAVAPGIVPTQLFASGGAARGGIDDMALRASTTPLRRAGEADEVAAAVEYLLGDGASYVTGQVLSVDGGATAVNPVRPSGGAGAWDATAFDASFYQRAPNRADRGAFSSERH from the coding sequence ATGACCGCATCGGATGACGGCAAGCGCCGTGCGAGCCGATCCGTCGTCGTGACGGGCGCCGCCAGCGGACTGGGTACAGCCGCCGCACGGCGCCTCGCGGCCAGCGGTCTCCACGTTGTGGCGGTCGACCTCGATGAAGCCGGCCTCGAACGCCTCATGGCCGAGCTGCCGACGCCAGGCATCGCGGTAGCGGGCGACATCTCTGACGAGAGCACCGTCGACCGGTATCTCGCCGCGGGCGTGGACGCTTTCGGCCGCATCGACGGGCACGTGCTCAACGCGGGAATCTTCGGGTCGTTCGCCGAACTGCCCGACATCGAGCTGGTCGAGTTCGAGCGGGTCATGAAGGTCAACGTCTCCGGACAGTTCCTCGGGCTACGCGGCGCGTTCCGCCAGTTCGCGGAGCAAGGTACCACTGGGTCGATCGTGCTCACGGCATCCATCGCCTCACTCGGCGGCAGCGCCGACCTCTTCGCCTACCACACCTCGAAGCACGCGGTCGTCGGGCTCGTGCGAGCGAGCGCGGTCTATGGCGGCCCGCTCGGCATCCGAGTGAACGCCGTCGCGCCGGGCATCGTGCCCACCCAGCTGTTCGCCAGCGGCGGCGCAGCGCGCGGCGGCATCGACGACATGGCGCTGCGCGCATCGACGACCCCACTGCGTCGAGCCGGCGAAGCGGATGAGGTGGCAGCTGCCGTGGAGTATCTCCTCGGCGACGGCGCCTCATACGTCACGGGACAGGTGCTCTCGGTGGATGGAGGCGCCACCGCCGTGAATCCGGTGCGCCCATCCGGTGGTGCCGGCGCCTGGGACGCAACTGCGTTCGACGCATCCTTCTATCAACGCGCGCCGAATCGCGCTGACCGCGGCGCATTCTCATCAGAAAGGCACTGA
- a CDS encoding N-acyl homoserine lactonase family protein — protein MAGTEVGHHWEVLIVRYATWATSLSDLYLHHGIYGEPDGPGAMDYYFWIARNGDHTVVIDTGYRVSDGDARGRTTLVDPRSVLAELVPQGQTDVVVTHCHYDHVGNLGALPGSRVFIARDEYEFWTDPIASRPLFSTSASTAGMAELERAQREGRLTTFSYSIEIQPGVTAVRVGGHTPGQSIVFVDTADGRVLLASDSIHLDDELELDRPFRISADLPAHYRALELARRMRDTGEVTHVITGHQPGILAAYPPAGEGPDGLVGVIGRKQHDRIG, from the coding sequence ATGGCGGGCACCGAGGTAGGGCACCACTGGGAGGTGCTGATCGTACGGTATGCGACCTGGGCGACCAGCCTCAGCGACCTCTACCTGCATCACGGCATCTACGGCGAGCCCGACGGTCCCGGGGCGATGGACTACTACTTCTGGATCGCCCGCAACGGCGACCACACCGTGGTGATCGACACCGGATACCGGGTGTCAGACGGCGATGCCCGCGGGCGCACCACGCTGGTCGACCCTCGTTCGGTTCTGGCCGAGCTAGTGCCGCAAGGTCAGACGGATGTCGTGGTCACCCATTGCCACTACGACCACGTCGGCAACCTCGGCGCGCTACCCGGCAGTCGCGTGTTCATCGCACGGGACGAGTACGAGTTCTGGACCGACCCGATCGCGAGCCGTCCGCTGTTCAGTACTAGCGCCAGCACCGCGGGAATGGCCGAGTTGGAGCGAGCGCAACGGGAAGGACGGCTGACCACCTTCTCCTACAGTATCGAGATCCAACCCGGGGTCACGGCGGTGCGGGTCGGCGGCCACACACCTGGGCAGTCGATCGTGTTCGTCGACACCGCCGACGGGCGCGTGCTGCTGGCTTCGGACTCCATCCATCTCGACGACGAGCTGGAACTGGACCGGCCGTTCCGCATCAGTGCGGACCTGCCGGCGCACTATCGGGCACTGGAGCTGGCGCGTCGGATGCGGGACACCGGCGAGGTCACACACGTGATCACCGGGCATCAGCCCGGAATCCTGGCCGCATATCCGCCGGCTGGTGAGGGCCCCGACGGACTCGTCGGCGTCATCGGAAGGAAGCAGCATGACCGCATCGGATGA
- a CDS encoding enoyl-CoA hydratase/isomerase family protein, translating into MTIRTELDGRVATITIDRPEAANALDAATRRELVGAWRWVEETAEIRVAVLTGAGDRVFCAGSDLRDPALDDFDYASDELFGSPPREHFHRELQTTKPMICAINGHALGGGLELALLADIRITADHAEFGCPEVTVGSMPGAGATQRLPRLIGTSAAAGMLLTGSRIDATEALRLGLVSESVPVSGLQARAAELAAGVARNAPLSVRATLRALRAADEWPLEHGLELERHLFGLIRSTRDRAEGRAAFRERRDPDFEGR; encoded by the coding sequence ATGACGATTCGCACCGAGCTGGACGGGCGGGTCGCGACGATCACGATCGATCGCCCAGAAGCCGCCAATGCTCTGGATGCCGCAACGCGTCGCGAACTCGTCGGGGCTTGGCGATGGGTCGAGGAGACCGCCGAGATACGCGTCGCCGTCCTCACCGGCGCGGGAGATCGGGTGTTCTGTGCCGGATCGGATCTGCGCGACCCCGCGCTTGACGACTTCGACTATGCGTCCGACGAGCTCTTCGGTAGCCCACCGCGAGAGCACTTCCATCGCGAGCTGCAGACCACCAAACCGATGATCTGCGCGATCAACGGTCATGCGCTCGGCGGTGGACTCGAACTCGCCCTGCTGGCCGACATACGGATCACCGCCGACCACGCCGAGTTCGGCTGTCCCGAGGTGACGGTGGGCAGTATGCCCGGCGCGGGCGCGACGCAGCGCCTGCCACGACTGATCGGCACCTCCGCAGCCGCGGGGATGCTGCTCACCGGCAGCAGGATCGACGCGACCGAGGCGCTTCGACTCGGCCTGGTGAGCGAGAGCGTCCCGGTATCGGGACTGCAGGCAAGGGCAGCCGAGCTGGCGGCCGGCGTGGCGCGCAATGCTCCCCTCTCGGTGCGCGCCACGCTCCGAGCGCTGCGCGCCGCCGACGAGTGGCCACTCGAGCACGGCCTCGAGCTCGAACGGCACCTGTTCGGGCTCATCCGCTCGACCCGCGATCGGGCCGAGGGTCGCGCGGCCTTCCGCGAGCGCCGCGACCCTGACTTCGAGGGCCGCTGA
- a CDS encoding CaiB/BaiF CoA transferase family protein has product MNSGAPLKNVRVIDFSWVGAGSYLTRILADLGADVVKVESTTRVDQIRVSPPFMGGERGVDRSGYFADRNSSKRSITVDLKQPRGLELVLGLIEDADVVANNFAPGVMEKLGLGYSAVRERRADVVYVTMSMQGSDGPHAADVGYGLTIGALSGLHGLVGEPGRPPIGTSTNFPDHVPSPGHAAFGVLCALRHRAATGEGQLLELSQVEATVAMLGPNMLAASVGDRSGAQANEGPGPVHDVYPVAGDDRWIAISAQSPADLQALTAVLGADRSEALHPGGIAKHTRVLDGEALMAELQRAGVKAGLVQNARDLIETDPQLAHRGHWVRLPREGVGEFLYNVLPFRLSDHDVTPSRGFPALGEHTAEVLAEAGFSQEEIDDLTAAEVLR; this is encoded by the coding sequence ATGAACTCTGGCGCTCCGCTGAAGAACGTGCGGGTGATCGATTTCTCGTGGGTCGGTGCCGGTTCGTATCTGACCCGCATCCTGGCTGACCTCGGCGCAGACGTCGTAAAGGTGGAGAGCACCACACGCGTCGATCAGATCCGCGTCTCACCACCGTTCATGGGCGGCGAGCGCGGTGTCGACCGCAGTGGGTACTTCGCCGACCGCAACTCGAGCAAGCGCAGCATCACCGTCGACCTCAAGCAGCCGCGGGGGCTTGAACTGGTGCTGGGCCTGATCGAGGATGCGGATGTCGTCGCCAACAACTTCGCGCCTGGCGTTATGGAGAAGCTGGGGCTCGGATACTCGGCGGTGCGCGAACGCCGAGCCGACGTCGTCTACGTGACGATGTCGATGCAGGGGTCCGACGGTCCGCACGCCGCCGACGTCGGCTACGGACTCACGATCGGAGCGTTGAGCGGCCTGCACGGACTCGTCGGCGAGCCCGGTCGACCCCCGATCGGCACGTCCACCAACTTTCCTGACCACGTGCCGAGCCCAGGCCACGCCGCTTTCGGAGTGCTGTGCGCCCTCCGCCACCGCGCCGCGACCGGAGAGGGCCAGCTCCTTGAGCTCTCGCAAGTCGAGGCGACCGTCGCGATGCTCGGCCCGAACATGCTGGCGGCCAGTGTCGGCGACCGGAGCGGCGCCCAGGCGAATGAGGGTCCTGGCCCGGTGCACGATGTCTATCCCGTCGCGGGAGACGACCGGTGGATCGCTATATCGGCGCAGTCGCCGGCAGATCTCCAAGCGCTGACCGCGGTGCTCGGGGCGGATCGCTCCGAGGCCCTGCACCCGGGCGGGATCGCTAAGCACACCAGAGTTCTCGACGGCGAGGCGCTCATGGCCGAACTTCAGCGAGCCGGCGTGAAGGCCGGTCTCGTGCAGAACGCCCGCGACCTGATCGAGACCGACCCGCAGCTCGCCCACCGCGGCCACTGGGTGCGGTTGCCACGCGAAGGTGTCGGCGAGTTTCTCTACAACGTGCTCCCCTTCCGGCTGAGCGACCATGACGTGACGCCGTCGCGCGGCTTCCCCGCCCTTGGCGAGCACACCGCAGAGGTGTTGGCTGAAGCCGGCTTCAGCCAGGAGGAGATCGATGACCTGACAGCGGCGGAGGTGCTCAGATGA
- a CDS encoding CoA transferase, which translates to MTSALAGLTVVEIGGSETLYAGKLFADQGADVVLVEPSGGHPSRRRQPLVGTQDAEAQDDVASAAFTYLNGAKRCVELPENDAAARAALQQLIGSADVVLGGGSPARLIGLGVDPDRLSADRLVVTVTPFGWTGPWRDLAADELVLNAMGGMMSLGGYWDGRPLQPPAGLAYASAGLFAAVGAMTHLLDAEVRPGHVDVSVQESVVMGLENAAQFWDLEHTVRGRSGAKDTQVGRGVYACGDGYVYLMLGLSAGSAFWARFLNWLDDWQVEGREALAGECWSERGFIESDAAKRLFRDVVETMLRQHTRRELTEAARRYAVPVAPVNRLEDVFADEQLEARGYFVDVPRSDWRHGPGRAPTAPYRLSRTAASTRYAPQDRQPSTGGSR; encoded by the coding sequence GTGACGAGCGCGCTCGCGGGCCTCACTGTGGTGGAGATCGGCGGTTCCGAAACCCTATACGCGGGCAAGCTGTTCGCCGATCAGGGCGCTGACGTGGTTCTGGTGGAGCCGTCAGGAGGCCATCCGTCTCGTCGCCGGCAACCGCTCGTCGGCACTCAGGATGCCGAAGCTCAGGATGACGTCGCCTCGGCCGCATTCACGTACCTCAACGGAGCCAAACGCTGCGTGGAACTGCCCGAGAACGACGCCGCGGCGCGAGCGGCGCTCCAACAGCTCATTGGATCGGCCGATGTCGTGCTCGGCGGCGGCAGTCCGGCACGCCTGATCGGCCTGGGGGTCGATCCGGACCGTTTGTCGGCCGACCGACTGGTTGTCACCGTTACGCCGTTCGGCTGGACCGGTCCTTGGCGTGACCTCGCGGCCGATGAGCTCGTGCTCAATGCGATGGGCGGCATGATGAGCCTTGGCGGTTACTGGGATGGGCGGCCGCTGCAACCCCCGGCCGGTCTCGCCTATGCCTCTGCCGGCCTGTTCGCGGCCGTCGGCGCGATGACGCATCTCCTCGACGCAGAAGTGCGACCGGGACACGTCGACGTCTCGGTGCAAGAGAGTGTCGTCATGGGTCTGGAGAACGCCGCACAGTTCTGGGATCTCGAGCACACGGTTCGCGGACGCAGTGGCGCGAAGGATACCCAGGTCGGGCGGGGCGTCTACGCCTGCGGCGACGGCTATGTATACCTGATGCTAGGACTTTCGGCCGGCTCCGCCTTCTGGGCTCGCTTCCTCAACTGGCTCGACGACTGGCAGGTGGAGGGCCGCGAGGCACTCGCGGGCGAGTGCTGGAGCGAACGCGGGTTCATCGAGAGCGATGCCGCGAAACGCCTGTTCCGCGACGTCGTGGAGACCATGCTGCGGCAGCACACCCGACGGGAGCTGACCGAGGCGGCACGGCGGTACGCGGTGCCGGTCGCACCCGTCAACCGTCTGGAGGATGTTTTTGCCGATGAACAGTTGGAGGCGCGCGGCTACTTCGTCGACGTACCCCGATCCGATTGGCGGCACGGACCGGGTCGCGCGCCAACTGCCCCGTACCGGCTGAGCCGAACCGCTGCGTCGACCCGTTACGCGCCGCAGGATCGGCAACCATCGACAGGGGGGTCACGATGA
- a CDS encoding MmgE/PrpD family protein codes for MLPATEGLTADAARFVLGSMPSDPALRRAAAAPIIDSVAVMLAGRTSEAGQAIGAYARLGDPRPSGSAWAAALGGSASPELAALLNATQGHALDYDDALPGSGHLSVPILAASLSAAAIAGRPVDGAELISVFAVGFEVAAKTGVALGLSHYKRGYHTTVTGGTFGTTAAAARVLGLTERELVTAFGIAGSMVAGLMLNFGTSTKPLHSGLAARNGVTAAMLARSGATASGGVLESAGGVLDLYGFGEARPEAMGSLGAPWALLEPGTGLKLYPCCYAAARPLDAILGLRSKHGFTGDDIETIRCAVPKNGLRPMIHHRPETGLKAKFSMEYTLAAAALDGRLDLASFEDEAVWRPAVRRLMEKVQLVEERMLRPEDPDALRSSPATGGRVEVTVALRDGRVLEAAVEHPEGSPAKPLSDERLRGKFLACAANGGFPAVAARDVLRRLMTLEQVPDVLELVRDLRPSEVQL; via the coding sequence ATGCTTCCTGCCACCGAAGGACTGACCGCCGACGCCGCCCGGTTCGTGCTGGGCTCGATGCCCTCTGACCCTGCGCTGCGCCGTGCTGCTGCCGCGCCGATCATCGATTCGGTCGCCGTGATGCTCGCGGGCCGCACAAGCGAGGCTGGGCAGGCAATCGGCGCATACGCACGACTCGGCGACCCACGGCCTTCTGGGTCTGCGTGGGCCGCGGCACTCGGCGGCAGCGCCTCACCGGAGCTCGCAGCACTCCTGAACGCCACCCAGGGACATGCGCTGGATTATGACGATGCACTGCCAGGCTCGGGTCACCTCAGCGTTCCCATTCTCGCGGCGAGCCTGTCGGCGGCTGCCATCGCAGGGCGGCCAGTCGATGGAGCCGAGTTGATCTCGGTGTTCGCCGTCGGGTTCGAGGTCGCAGCCAAGACAGGTGTCGCGCTCGGGCTGTCGCACTACAAACGCGGGTACCACACGACCGTCACGGGAGGCACCTTCGGCACCACGGCGGCCGCCGCCCGCGTCCTCGGTCTGACCGAGCGTGAGTTGGTCACGGCGTTCGGCATCGCAGGATCGATGGTCGCCGGGCTCATGCTGAACTTCGGTACCAGCACGAAACCGCTGCACAGCGGGCTCGCGGCCCGCAACGGCGTGACCGCCGCGATGCTGGCGAGGTCGGGTGCCACAGCAAGTGGTGGCGTGCTCGAGAGTGCCGGTGGCGTACTCGACCTGTACGGCTTCGGAGAGGCTCGGCCAGAAGCGATGGGCAGCCTCGGCGCTCCGTGGGCATTGCTCGAGCCGGGTACCGGACTCAAACTCTACCCCTGCTGCTATGCCGCTGCTCGGCCGCTTGACGCGATTCTCGGCCTGCGGTCGAAGCACGGGTTCACGGGTGACGACATCGAGACCATCAGATGTGCGGTGCCCAAGAACGGACTGCGCCCGATGATTCACCACCGCCCGGAGACCGGACTGAAAGCGAAATTCAGCATGGAGTACACGCTCGCTGCGGCCGCGCTCGACGGGCGGCTCGACCTCGCCTCGTTCGAAGACGAAGCAGTGTGGCGACCGGCGGTTCGTCGGCTGATGGAGAAGGTTCAGCTCGTCGAGGAACGAATGCTGCGACCAGAGGACCCGGATGCGCTGCGCAGCAGCCCGGCCACCGGCGGGCGCGTCGAGGTTACCGTAGCGCTCCGCGACGGACGTGTGCTGGAAGCGGCCGTCGAGCATCCCGAAGGGTCACCGGCGAAGCCGTTGTCTGACGAGCGGCTGCGTGGGAAGTTCCTCGCCTGCGCGGCGAACGGGGGGTTCCCGGCCGTCGCAGCGCGCGACGTGCTGCGACGGCTCATGACACTGGAGCAGGTTCCCGACGTGCTCGAGTTGGTACGCGACCTTCGACCGTCGGAGGTGCAGCTGTGA
- a CDS encoding GntR family transcriptional regulator produces the protein MSEPTIESPPSSVGLGGLGGPRRYAVAPVRESVADQIRSAITKLELKPGQRLIERELVEAIGVSRPTIREALQQLAAEGLVTTERGRGWSVDMPTREETADLYEIRARLEGMACRRFTERATEAQVGQLREAVDGLAALVADGAASLELVSGKDAFYEVLFVGAGGDEIKRIVTGLQARITVFRSTTLRQRGRPARMVEEMRAIVTAVEKRDPDTAERACVRHVREAARAALGSSAVVFGPSDTPVA, from the coding sequence ATGAGTGAGCCCACCATCGAATCGCCTCCGTCATCCGTTGGGCTGGGCGGTCTGGGTGGACCGCGCCGGTATGCGGTTGCTCCGGTACGCGAGAGCGTCGCCGACCAGATCCGGTCCGCTATCACCAAACTGGAGCTCAAGCCCGGTCAGCGATTGATCGAGCGTGAACTCGTCGAGGCGATCGGCGTTTCGCGCCCCACGATCCGCGAGGCTCTCCAGCAGCTCGCCGCCGAAGGTCTCGTCACGACCGAGCGGGGTCGCGGCTGGTCAGTCGACATGCCGACCCGCGAGGAGACCGCCGATCTCTACGAGATCCGAGCCCGGCTGGAGGGGATGGCTTGCCGCCGCTTCACCGAGCGGGCGACGGAAGCGCAGGTGGGGCAACTGCGCGAAGCCGTCGACGGTCTCGCCGCACTCGTCGCGGACGGCGCGGCCAGCCTTGAGTTGGTGTCAGGCAAGGACGCCTTCTACGAGGTGCTGTTCGTCGGCGCAGGCGGCGACGAGATCAAGCGGATCGTCACTGGGCTGCAAGCGCGGATCACGGTGTTCCGATCCACGACCCTGCGGCAGCGCGGCCGGCCGGCGCGCATGGTGGAAGAGATGCGCGCGATCGTCACCGCTGTCGAGAAACGTGATCCGGATACCGCTGAGCGAGCCTGCGTGCGCCACGTGCGTGAAGCCGCTCGCGCTGCGCTTGGGTCATCCGCCGTCGTGTTCGGCCCGTCGGACACTCCTGTCGCATAG
- a CDS encoding tripartite tricarboxylate transporter substrate binding protein, whose amino-acid sequence MVGLAACSSGGEAGPETEGPTSTYPDRQITYIIPYDPGGATDTAGREFASQLGAELGGTVVPMNQAGGSGLVGVTAAVTAEPDGYTLGFGAPGAILIQPLVDDSIATASTDNYTPIALTGTGPFALLVGGDSEWNSLGDLVDYAKDHPGEVQIATTGGLAINTFVIHAFAAEAGIDVTPIPFDGSTEGQRALLGGQVQALVASASGVVGQVESGEMKALAVSGSEDFHDLPDTPTFDSDGYYVPFEGAYMTVAPKGLPDDVLQRILDATAVVLDNDAWKEWCAENGTTPKNLTGDALTNWIHEQQDALMPYLELVQGS is encoded by the coding sequence ATGGTCGGTCTGGCCGCGTGCTCGTCCGGCGGAGAGGCTGGGCCCGAGACGGAGGGTCCCACCAGCACATACCCGGATCGCCAGATCACGTACATCATTCCCTATGACCCGGGCGGTGCCACTGACACCGCCGGCCGCGAGTTCGCCAGCCAGCTCGGCGCCGAGCTCGGCGGCACCGTCGTGCCGATGAACCAGGCTGGGGGCAGCGGTCTGGTCGGTGTGACCGCGGCGGTCACAGCCGAGCCCGATGGTTACACGCTCGGCTTCGGCGCGCCGGGCGCGATCCTCATCCAGCCGCTGGTGGACGACAGCATCGCCACCGCGTCCACCGACAACTACACACCGATCGCGCTCACCGGCACCGGACCGTTCGCCCTGCTGGTCGGTGGCGACTCGGAGTGGAACAGCCTCGGGGACCTGGTCGACTATGCGAAGGACCACCCAGGTGAGGTGCAGATCGCGACCACCGGCGGACTGGCCATCAACACGTTTGTGATCCACGCGTTCGCGGCCGAGGCAGGCATCGATGTGACTCCGATTCCGTTCGACGGTTCGACCGAGGGTCAGCGTGCCTTGCTCGGCGGACAGGTTCAGGCGCTGGTCGCTAGCGCCTCCGGCGTCGTCGGTCAGGTCGAGAGTGGCGAGATGAAAGCCTTGGCGGTCAGCGGTTCGGAGGACTTCCACGACCTGCCCGACACGCCGACGTTCGACTCCGACGGCTACTACGTTCCTTTCGAGGGTGCCTACATGACGGTCGCTCCGAAGGGGCTACCGGATGACGTGTTGCAGCGGATTCTCGATGCGACGGCCGTCGTTCTCGATAACGACGCCTGGAAGGAGTGGTGTGCCGAGAACGGTACCACGCCGAAGAACCTCACTGGTGATGCATTGACTAACTGGATTCACGAGCAGCAGGATGCGCTGATGCCGTATCTCGAGCTCGTCCAAGGCAGTTGA
- a CDS encoding tripartite tricarboxylate transporter TctB family protein, with protein MGIIGTKRRGRIVVGAAGAIIGAIYLIMAFQLSMGRPAAPGPGVFPVVVGIFLIVASIGMILEAVVSSALEGDIEFPRGPALKRLAIFVGGTLAFIVLLPVLGLFLSAALYILLVIKALGRKGWLVPLIASAALSAIVAVSFVILLKVPLSILPPALHLL; from the coding sequence GTGGGAATCATCGGTACCAAACGCCGCGGGCGCATCGTCGTCGGTGCTGCAGGCGCGATCATCGGGGCCATCTACCTGATCATGGCCTTTCAGTTATCGATGGGTAGACCTGCCGCCCCCGGCCCGGGTGTGTTTCCTGTCGTAGTCGGCATCTTTCTCATCGTCGCCTCGATCGGCATGATCCTCGAGGCCGTCGTCTCGTCCGCTCTCGAGGGGGATATCGAGTTCCCCCGCGGCCCGGCACTCAAACGGTTGGCCATATTCGTCGGCGGCACTCTAGCGTTCATCGTCCTGCTGCCGGTGCTCGGGCTCTTCCTGAGCGCCGCGCTCTACATCCTGCTGGTGATCAAGGCGCTCGGCCGAAAGGGGTGGCTCGTGCCGCTCATCGCCTCTGCGGCCTTGTCGGCCATCGTCGCGGTCTCGTTCGTCATACTGCTCAAAGTACCGCTGTCGATCCTGCCCCCGGCCCTCCACCTGCTCTGA